The following proteins come from a genomic window of Deltaproteobacteria bacterium:
- a CDS encoding serine/threonine protein kinase, protein MGMNLARKWGMRLPYSFGRYVMTQKIAQGGMAEIFKGKFVGESGFTKEVAIKRLLPIWSDNPNFINMLIDEAKALVHLNHPNIVQIFDLGRDEKTFYISMEWVDGIDLRRFFLKGVETERECPLSITLFIILEVLKALDYAHHKIHLVHRDVSPQNILLSYEGQVKLTDFGIAKGNHRSQETTQAQVKGKYTYMSPEQARGETIDCRTDLYALGIVFYELLEGKRLFDGVNDLATLEQVREARLPKGALQKWPAILRGIVLKALQKETQYRYQTAAEFLKDLQKFIEKQNLRTASSELASYLSEISPKNEDKVGVETTVSNGTGVEKKSFPTPLFFGILFFFLMCLGGGFLWRSSKKETTKQNNVSVAEKIAIPPLRGSITINSKPKSFRGHLSFGGMEKDFETPFHLADLDVEEEKEGKIKILSDKGKEIIEKFSLGPLNPNWAKTVVVEEPKPGSLKVAAKPWGQVSIPGVVRDRETPLNTVHLEPGEYRVQVAYPPTNQKTEKVIQIASGADIVCQADFSTKPTLVCR, encoded by the coding sequence ATGGGAATGAATCTTGCAAGAAAGTGGGGGATGCGACTTCCTTACTCCTTTGGCCGTTACGTGATGACCCAAAAAATTGCGCAGGGGGGAATGGCCGAAATTTTCAAAGGAAAATTTGTGGGGGAGAGTGGTTTCACCAAAGAGGTGGCGATCAAACGTCTGCTTCCAATCTGGTCGGACAATCCCAATTTTATCAACATGTTGATTGATGAAGCCAAAGCATTGGTTCATCTCAATCATCCCAACATCGTCCAGATTTTTGATTTGGGACGTGACGAAAAAACTTTTTATATCTCGATGGAATGGGTGGATGGCATCGACCTTCGCCGGTTTTTTTTGAAGGGTGTCGAAACCGAAAGGGAATGTCCTCTTTCTATCACCCTTTTTATTATTTTAGAGGTTTTGAAAGCGCTCGACTATGCCCACCATAAAATCCATCTGGTCCACCGCGACGTTTCGCCCCAAAATATCCTTCTCTCTTATGAAGGGCAGGTGAAACTGACCGATTTTGGAATTGCCAAGGGGAATCACCGTTCTCAGGAAACCACGCAAGCGCAGGTGAAGGGGAAATATACTTACATGTCTCCGGAACAGGCGCGCGGAGAAACCATCGATTGCCGGACCGATTTATATGCGCTGGGAATTGTTTTCTATGAATTGTTGGAGGGGAAACGCCTCTTTGATGGAGTAAATGATTTGGCAACTTTGGAACAGGTTCGGGAAGCAAGACTCCCGAAGGGCGCTTTGCAAAAGTGGCCCGCTATTTTGCGCGGGATTGTGTTGAAGGCGCTTCAAAAAGAAACGCAATATCGCTATCAAACCGCCGCAGAGTTTTTGAAGGACTTGCAAAAGTTTATCGAAAAACAAAACCTCAGAACAGCTTCTTCAGAGTTGGCTTCGTATCTCTCTGAAATATCGCCGAAAAATGAAGATAAAGTAGGTGTTGAGACAACCGTTTCGAACGGAACGGGTGTGGAGAAAAAATCTTTCCCCACGCCGCTTTTTTTTGGGATTCTTTTCTTTTTTCTGATGTGTCTCGGCGGCGGTTTTTTATGGAGGTCGTCCAAAAAAGAAACCACGAAGCAAAATAATGTGTCTGTCGCTGAAAAAATTGCCATCCCCCCTTTGAGAGGATCCATCACCATCAATTCCAAACCAAAATCGTTCCGTGGGCATTTAAGTTTTGGAGGTATGGAAAAAGATTTTGAAACACCTTTCCATTTGGCCGATCTGGATGTGGAAGAGGAAAAAGAAGGAAAAATCAAAATCTTGAGCGACAAAGGTAAAGAAATTATTGAGAAATTTTCCTTGGGTCCCCTCAACCCAAATTGGGCCAAGACGGTGGTGGTGGAAGAACCCAAACCCGGTTCTCTGAAAGTGGCGGCCAAACCATGGGGGCAGGTTTCCATTCCGGGAGTTGTGAGGGATCGGGAAACGCCTCTGAACACCGTTCACTTGGAGCCGGGAGAATATCGAGTGCAGGTCGCCTACCCTCCCACCAATCAAAAAACCGAAAAAGTGATTCAAATAGCCAGCGGCGCCGACATTGTCTGCCAAGCCGACTTCAGCACCAAACCAACCCTTGTTTGCCGCTGA
- a CDS encoding ORF6N domain-containing protein, which translates to MFIGHFILGILLAHIFYVIHTSNTESIAEQILLIRGARVMLDVDLAVLYGVPTKVLNQAIKRNKERFPLDFIFQLTGSEKDELVTICDRFKNLKHSTSLPYAFTEHGAIMVASVLNTHRSIEVSIYVVRAFIKLKEILATHKGLAQKLAELEQKVTKHDVHIRSLFNAIRQLMEPATPTPHKQIGFRQKE; encoded by the coding sequence ATGTTTATTGGCCACTTTATACTTGGCATTCTTCTTGCTCATATATTTTATGTGATACACACATCGAACACGGAAAGTATTGCCGAACAAATCTTGCTGATCCGTGGTGCACGAGTCATGCTGGACGTCGATTTAGCTGTCTTATATGGAGTACCTACAAAAGTTCTGAATCAGGCGATTAAACGAAACAAGGAACGTTTTCCTTTGGATTTCATATTTCAATTAACTGGAAGTGAAAAAGATGAACTGGTCACAATTTGTGACCGGTTCAAAAATCTTAAACATTCCACCTCGTTACCCTATGCTTTTACGGAACATGGAGCAATTATGGTGGCCAGCGTACTCAATACACATAGGTCCATAGAGGTTAGCATTTATGTTGTACGAGCCTTTATCAAACTGAAGGAAATTTTGGCAACCCACAAAGGGCTTGCTCAAAAACTTGCGGAACTAGAACAAAAAGTAACCAAGCATGATGTGCATATCCGATCCCTATTCAATGCAATCCGGCAACTAATGGAACCAGCAACCCCAACGCCACACAAACAAATTGGATTTCGACAAAAAGAGTGA